DNA sequence from the Oreochromis niloticus isolate F11D_XX linkage group LG8, O_niloticus_UMD_NMBU, whole genome shotgun sequence genome:
tataccGCCCCCCCCCaccggacacacacacacgtatactACATATATAGTATAAATATTCAGTAATGCATATACTGAATATGTACCagtgtaccagtgtacctgcacatgtgatgtgacatcaaaagtgatttgatttgaggtctggcaggacaagcacagagatgagtccactgtcagaggccataagaagatcatttgtaaccttcactaaagctgtttctgtgctgtgatgagctctgaaacctgactgaaactcttcaaataagccattcctctgcagatgatctgttagctgtttgacaactactctttcaaggatttttgatatggaaggaaggttggagattggcctataattagctaagactgctgggtctaacggtttaactactgccagcttgaaggcctgtggtacatagctgattattagagataggttgaacatatttaagattgaagaattaattaatggcaggacttctttgagcagttctgtaggaatggggtctaaaagacacgttgatggtttggaggaagtaattattgaagttaactcagaaagttcaattggagaaaaagagtctaactgaatatcaatggtactgaaagtagctgtagataatgttacatctgtgagatgattatgggtaatttttctctaatggttaaaattttatttgtgaagaagttcatgaagtcattactagttaatgatgaagggatggttggctcaacatttgtcagcctggctgcagatgttcttattttcttcaatcagtgatgaatagtatgATGTTCTCACAGATAGCGAATATTCATTGAAATAATGTTAAATCAATATcaggcagcaggttgagggttgcagatgccaacagactgaataaactgatccgcaaggccagtaatgtttttggggatggagctggactcccttaagGTGGCATCGGACAgtcggatgttgtccaagataaagacaatgctggataacacctcccacctaCTCCGTGGCGTGCTGGCTAGCCACAGGAGCATgatcagtgagagactgagattaccaaaaagcaccactgaccgACACAGGAAGtaattcctgcctgtggccatctccctgtacaactcctccatctaacacactgtaaacactgcaatagttacactCTTTTGCACacgctcttttctactctgtaataCTCCTGTCAGTATTCTTGATATTttttataatcacctctgttaatccttgatatttattattgagtgatttgtatatattagtgctttcctaaattgtaaatttttaccacattttattgtttaaatagtttagtctgttactgttactgtattGGAGCAACTGTTActcacataatttccttagggattaataaaatattctgaTTCTGAGGCAATTCCATTGAATCAACATTGAAATTTGACATTGATTTTACATCAAATTTTCAAACACCGTCAATATTGAAACAATGTTAGAGTCTGATATTGAATCAGTGTTGAACTCTGATGTTGATTTTCCACCACTTTTGCACCTTTGGTTTCTTTTGAAACAACCGTAAAATCATGATTAAAAATCAACAGGACTTAACAGGTATTTCAGTCAATACTAAACCACTGCAAATGACCATAAATACTTAAACCTGTGAAAAAGACGTTTGTGTATGATCTAAAAACAGGATAACCATTATATGTTGAACATTATCTTACAATTTATTATGTCCATAATAACATGCCTATAATATGAAGCATTGGGCattatgtaattaaaaaaagacaatagaCATCTTTGcatcaataaaaaaacaatttattaaAAACCTCCAAAACAAAACGTTTTTTGTTAAATGTATTCGTTACAAGCCATTGTATTTAGTTTACTCTGGGATGGGGCTGGATATCCTGCGTCCTGCACCACCCATCCGATCTGGAGCACAGCAGAGCCATTTCTGCACTGCTTGGGCAAAGGCAAACTCAGAAACTGCATTTACCCCCACCTGCTGAgtcaggccatctaggacaaagacaaacaaaaacacaaacagaaaaaagagaggCTTAATTACAACCTCTTGTCAAAAGAGTTTAGCAGGGATCATCACCtgcatttatgtatatatatctattTGCTTAGCACTTTTaagctttatttttatgttgatTTAAGTGTTTGTTTTACAGTACAGTGTTTCGCACTAAGTACCaaagcaatttcctaatgtaaTGTAAACCttctcaacatttggcaataaaaccctttctgattctgattcttttttgttcattttcagcCCAGTCCTTGTGCCTGACCATCTTCAGAGAAATCTAAGAagcttgggggaaaaaaactagactagtttcttgaagacgtttcgcctctcatccaagaagcttcttcagttctaagatcAAATGGTTGAGAATCCCAAGTACTTAAGCCCTAGTGCGAACAGTCCTTTAAGAAGGTCAACGACCCACTATTCATCATGTATCGCATCGCATGAAGGGTGACTGTttcaaggtgtgaaaaagggtGTGGGTCGTTATCAGCAGAGGCTTTGGGTGAAACCATTGTGAGGACCTTgcctcaccctatcatgtgacctaTTGAGATTAGATGTAAGTGGGCTTTAAGGTGCCTGTGAAGAAACCTCAGCATGGTGGCTTGGCTTGTCCAAAGAAATTTTTGGCTGTTACTCCAATTCAGTGGTCCCAAATACATAATTAAACTGTCAAGTTGAATCATGAAAAATGTGATGTGATAgatgtaaaataatatttttgattCCCAAAAAGATATTAGCTGAATTTGGCaggtcttagcatggtgtgccagGTATCCTAGCACTTCAACTGATCcctctactgttcactgaaggctcataaaactacaataaacaataataaaaacttACCAAAAATGCATCTGCagagcgctgtctctttaaatgccctctTTTGCTTGGTCTGGTCCTTCGTTTTCCTCCCAGCCCAGTTAAGTCCAGAGGCCAGCTCATTTGTAATGACATAGGCTAGTAtacggcggactcgcacctccagtgtggtccctccaatcaaagaaaagcgtctcacctatcaagatatttaaaaaaatgtttaattatgttttaaatgtgcatgACTATGCATGTGTGTTGACACCATGAAATAGATGAAAGCGACAtaactattttttttcccccaaaggCTAATTTTCCAAAGTTAAAAGGAATTAACTGAAATATCTGCAGTGAAATGTATTTCAATTCCTATTTGCTGGATCTTCCAATGACAGCCTGCTGCTATATTCAAGCAGGACATACAGCAGCAGGACATTTTTAAGCAGTTTAACCAAATTGGATAATTTATGAAGTTCTGAGTTACAAAAGTTGCATAACCTTTAGGAACATACCATTGTTTTATATGATTCTGGTAACTGCAGAGTTGCCTCTGCATTGTTCAGCTCATCCATATTGTGCAAAGGCAAATCCAGAGGCAAACCCCCAGCATCAAGAGGTTCATTGCTGCAGGATTGATTGAAAGCTCTGACCTCCTCACGGAGGTCCCTGACTTCTCTGGTCAGCTCTGTCAACAAGGTTAGCAGTTTTTGGAAGGCTGCATCTGTtgaaaagaacaataaaactgaGACTACTGGCTTGTGATAATCTGGATAAACATTGTGGTGAGAAAAACAAGTATATCCATAAGTTATGGCTTCACATTTTGAATTCAGGTTTAAGTAGTTCAGTCTGCTCATACTGTTTACAGGTTTATCCCTTTCACCTATAAATGAAATCCTGTTGCCTCACAGACTCTCTGGAAtctaaaaaaatctaaatatgaTGATATCTAACAATATAAATGAGTATTTAGAAGTTATAATTACAATGAAATTGTGATGAAAGCATACCTTCATTATAGAAGACATTGAACACAGACTCTATTTGCTGGGGATGTTGCATAGATGTGTAGGTTGGTGTGTTGGGCTGGAGCGGTGAAAGGAGCCGGTAGCTGGCCGGGGCATCGTGATGGTTGCTAGTAGTGTCTTCAGCTGTCTGGATTTCATCACACGTTCTTAAATCTTGCCCTAAAAAATAACCTCCAtactttaataataaaaactaacaCTGAAGTGAAACTAAGACAGCCACAACGGACactaacaaaatataaaatatatgattCCTCACAGAGAAAAAATGTTGGTGCAGTTTCATAGTTCACAgtttctttaagttgctttttttttttacccgaGCTGCTGGTCTGAGGCTCCTCCTCGTCCTTATATTCGTTTTTAACATGATGAAACAGTGAGTGCACTTTCTCTTCATTTTCACTCTTCACCGCAGCAGCGAGCGGGAaatcagtgatgtcagcttcctcctcctcttccttctttATGCTGAGGAGCTGTGGGACTTGCTGCTCCATATCAGGGCTCCACTCATCAAGTTCTTCTTTGATTGGTAACAGCTGCTGAATATCTGAAAGGTACAAACATCACAAATGTATGAGCAACAATGCAATCAGaaactaaattaaattgaaGAATTAAAAGAATCACTTTGTACATTTGTAAGAAGAATAACTTAAGTTTAGGGAACATCTAAGTGCTAAAAAGCAGGCAGCCAGGACTTAC
Encoded proteins:
- the LOC106097621 gene encoding uncharacterized protein LOC106097621, translating into MSSTLDIQQLLPIKEELDEWSPDMEQQVPQLLSIKKEEEEEADITDFPLAAAVKSENEEKVHSLFHHVKNEYKDEEEPQTSSSGQDLRTCDEIQTAEDTTSNHHDAPASYRLLSPLQPNTPTYTSMQHPQQIESVFNVFYNEDAAFQKLLTLLTELTREVRDLREEVRAFNQSCSNEPLDAGGLPLDLPLHNMDELNNAEATLQLPESYKTMVRRFSLIGGTTLEVRVRRILAYVITNELASGLNWAGRKTKDQTKQKRAFKETALCRCIFDGLTQQVGVNAVSEFAFAQAVQKWLCCAPDRMGGAGRRISSPIPE